From a single Crateriforma spongiae genomic region:
- the glgX gene encoding glycogen debranching protein GlgX: protein MNQHPDTGQPSPLGATVVDGGVNFSLYSRVAAGVELLLFDREDDDVPAQVIAFHPESNRTYHYWHRMVPGIKAGQLYGFRVHGQTTVTYGARPDPEKVLLDPYGRGVVVPNGYSRDAASNPGDNSSTAMKSVVVDASDYDWEGDQPLRRPAAQTIIYEMHVGGFTRDSRSGVSPSKQGTYAGLIEKIPYLKELGITAVELLPVFQFDALDAPDGKKNYWGYAPISFFAPHAAYSSRQDPLGPVCEFRDMVKALHRAGIEVILDVVYNHTAEGNERGPTLSFRGIDRSTYYILHDDHYANYTGCGNTLNANHPIVRRMIVDSLRYWVREMHVDGFRFDLASILSRDSDGVPLPNPPVLWDIESDPQLAGTKLLAEAWDAAGLYQVGSFVGDAWREWNGRFRDDVRDFFRCQPGSVRRIADRIVGSPELYGHKLREPEQSVNFVTCHDGFTLNDLVSYNEKHNEANGEQNRDGCNDNRSWNCGVEGPTDDPEIERLRNRQIKNMLTVTMLSLGIPMITMGDEVRRTQNGNNNAYCQDNEISWFDWSLLEQHADIHRFVQVFCDQRVRRTTVHERERVTLVDLLCEANETWHGVKLNQPDWSDSSHCLALHAQLQSAEIYFHLILNAYWQPMEFELPPLDVGPWRRWIDTSLESPDDIVHQDCAPTVATNHYLAESHSVVMLISGGGLS, encoded by the coding sequence ATGAACCAACATCCCGATACCGGACAACCGTCACCGCTGGGGGCCACCGTCGTTGATGGCGGCGTCAATTTCAGTTTGTACTCTCGCGTCGCAGCAGGTGTCGAACTGCTGTTGTTTGACCGCGAGGATGACGACGTTCCCGCTCAAGTGATCGCCTTTCATCCGGAATCCAATCGAACCTATCACTATTGGCACCGAATGGTTCCCGGGATCAAAGCCGGTCAACTGTATGGGTTTCGTGTGCATGGTCAGACCACCGTCACGTACGGGGCGCGTCCGGATCCCGAAAAAGTCTTGCTGGACCCCTACGGACGTGGCGTCGTTGTACCCAACGGCTACAGTCGTGATGCCGCTTCCAATCCCGGTGACAATTCGTCAACGGCCATGAAGAGCGTCGTCGTCGATGCGTCAGATTACGACTGGGAAGGCGACCAGCCATTACGGCGGCCCGCCGCGCAAACCATCATTTACGAAATGCACGTTGGTGGATTCACGCGTGATTCGCGATCGGGAGTTTCGCCGTCGAAACAGGGGACCTACGCCGGACTGATCGAAAAAATCCCTTATTTGAAAGAATTGGGCATTACGGCGGTGGAACTGTTGCCCGTATTTCAGTTTGATGCGCTGGACGCACCGGACGGAAAAAAGAATTACTGGGGATATGCCCCGATTTCGTTCTTTGCGCCGCACGCTGCCTATAGTTCGCGTCAGGATCCGCTGGGACCGGTCTGTGAGTTCCGTGATATGGTGAAAGCACTGCACCGTGCCGGAATCGAAGTCATCTTGGATGTCGTTTACAACCATACCGCTGAAGGAAACGAGCGCGGACCCACTTTGTCATTTCGTGGGATCGATCGATCCACGTATTACATTTTGCACGATGACCATTATGCGAATTACACCGGATGTGGGAATACGCTGAATGCTAACCATCCGATCGTCCGCCGTATGATCGTCGACAGCTTGCGCTATTGGGTGCGTGAGATGCACGTCGACGGATTCCGATTTGACTTGGCGTCGATCCTATCACGAGATTCAGACGGAGTCCCGCTGCCGAACCCACCGGTGCTGTGGGACATCGAATCGGATCCGCAACTGGCGGGGACGAAATTATTGGCCGAAGCCTGGGACGCGGCAGGTCTTTATCAGGTCGGCAGCTTCGTGGGGGATGCCTGGCGGGAGTGGAATGGCCGATTTCGCGACGACGTACGTGATTTTTTTCGTTGCCAGCCAGGGTCAGTGCGGCGGATCGCCGACCGCATTGTCGGTAGTCCCGAATTGTATGGTCACAAGCTGCGGGAACCGGAACAAAGTGTTAACTTCGTCACCTGCCACGATGGTTTCACTCTGAACGATTTGGTTTCCTACAACGAAAAACACAACGAAGCCAACGGTGAACAGAACCGTGACGGTTGCAATGACAATCGAAGTTGGAATTGCGGAGTGGAGGGGCCGACAGATGACCCAGAGATTGAAAGGCTTCGGAATCGTCAAATCAAAAATATGCTGACGGTGACCATGCTTTCGTTGGGGATTCCAATGATCACCATGGGCGACGAAGTGCGGCGGACGCAAAACGGAAACAATAACGCGTATTGCCAAGACAACGAAATCAGTTGGTTCGACTGGTCATTGCTGGAACAGCATGCTGACATTCACCGGTTTGTTCAAGTATTCTGCGACCAGCGTGTTCGACGAACAACGGTCCACGAACGGGAACGAGTCACGTTGGTCGATCTGTTGTGTGAGGCCAATGAAACTTGGCATGGTGTGAAGTTGAACCAACCTGATTGGAGCGATTCATCCCATTGTTTGGCGCTTCACGCGCAGCTGCAAAGTGCCGAAATCTACTTTCACCTGATCTTGAACGCGTATTGGCAACCGATGGAATTTGAATTGCCGCCGTTGGACGTCGGGCCGTGGCGGCGGTGGATCGATACGTCGCTGGAGTCGCCCGATGACATCGTTCATCAGGACTGTGCCCCGACGGTGGCAACGAACCACTATCTCGCCGAATCGCATTCGGTTGTCATGCTGATTTCTGGTGGAGGTCTTTCATGA
- a CDS encoding alkaline phosphatase D family protein yields MKRRPFLITLGSLLTSCKLALGDAVDRQFRVTLKNAHKGTLDIDTQLLDSYGPPPANLRQFYLDARKVFADNPTAEFTDQAIVDAAKHHRLHLMGGPMLGDLHSNGVTIWLRPATTQTCSIAVAGKTFQGQVDHPGQALRLSITGLAPNTGYDYQLHVGDHLAAEGNFTTAPLDTASDTVRIAFGSCCHKIGVHNLNLFRQIVGRHPHAMMLLGDIAVDDREGNIAMHRADYQLRDVSNAWRTLASQVPLYASWDDHDYFNNDLSGVPKRFTDADRDGVRSVWHENWNNPPADDQRDGIYFNTRIGPIEIIMLDTRSCRQNSRRNRYGSYLGETQQAWLKNTLQKSNAPFKIISSGTMWSDYVSNAKDSWGSWDTEAREEIFQLIEQENVSGVLLVCGDRHGARGFRIPRPSGFAFYEFEPATLGGVSGPAGLVKDCPDQLFGYSGTDDKGNDFIAFGEFTFDMAADDPTVTFRLIGQHGDVFEEIPLVLSDLTPA; encoded by the coding sequence ATGAAACGCCGACCATTTCTGATCACTCTCGGTTCTCTGTTGACGTCTTGCAAATTGGCTCTCGGAGACGCCGTCGACCGACAATTCCGTGTCACGCTGAAGAATGCTCACAAAGGCACTTTGGATATCGACACCCAATTGCTTGACAGCTACGGACCGCCGCCGGCCAACCTGCGACAGTTCTATCTCGATGCACGCAAAGTGTTTGCCGACAACCCGACCGCAGAATTCACCGACCAAGCCATTGTCGATGCGGCAAAGCATCATCGGTTGCATCTCATGGGCGGCCCGATGTTGGGTGATCTCCACAGCAATGGTGTCACAATTTGGTTGCGCCCGGCGACCACGCAAACATGCTCGATCGCCGTCGCCGGCAAGACGTTCCAAGGGCAGGTTGATCACCCCGGCCAAGCATTGCGTCTATCGATCACCGGATTGGCCCCCAACACCGGCTACGACTACCAACTGCATGTCGGCGACCATTTGGCCGCCGAAGGAAATTTCACCACCGCGCCGTTGGATACCGCAAGTGACACGGTCCGAATCGCTTTCGGATCCTGCTGTCACAAAATCGGCGTTCACAACCTGAACCTGTTTCGCCAGATCGTCGGGCGTCACCCTCATGCAATGATGCTACTCGGTGACATCGCGGTGGATGACCGCGAAGGCAACATCGCCATGCATCGTGCTGACTATCAATTGCGTGATGTATCCAACGCTTGGCGTACACTTGCATCGCAAGTCCCCCTGTATGCCTCATGGGATGATCACGACTACTTCAACAACGACCTCAGCGGCGTGCCCAAACGTTTCACGGATGCGGATCGTGATGGCGTTCGGTCGGTATGGCATGAAAACTGGAACAACCCGCCCGCCGATGACCAACGAGACGGCATCTATTTCAACACACGCATCGGCCCGATTGAAATCATCATGCTGGACACCCGATCGTGTCGCCAAAATTCACGCCGCAATCGATACGGGTCTTATTTGGGTGAAACCCAGCAAGCCTGGCTGAAGAACACGCTTCAAAAGTCGAACGCACCGTTCAAGATCATCAGTAGCGGAACGATGTGGAGCGACTATGTTTCCAACGCCAAAGACTCATGGGGCAGCTGGGACACCGAGGCTCGTGAAGAAATCTTTCAGTTGATCGAACAAGAAAACGTCAGTGGAGTTCTGCTGGTCTGCGGAGACCGACATGGCGCTCGCGGCTTCCGAATTCCCCGCCCATCGGGGTTTGCATTCTATGAATTTGAACCGGCCACGTTAGGCGGCGTTTCCGGACCAGCCGGCTTGGTCAAAGACTGCCCCGATCAACTGTTTGGCTACAGCGGCACCGACGACAAAGGAAACGACTTCATCGCTTTCGGTGAATTCACATTCGACATGGCCGCCGACGATCCGACGGTCACCTTCCGACTGATCGGCCAACACGGTGACGTCTTCGAAGAAATTCCACTGGTCTTGTCCGACCTGACGCCAGCCTAA
- a CDS encoding potassium channel family protein — protein sequence MLVPIIVGIGLTIVTVAIHAAGTVYWIRNLFKHRDHFHARMSFGAVLDILARTAATLLVMHIIEVLVWAALYWWMQSETLINTFEDAMYFSAVTFTSLGYGDIVVQSHWRIAAGIQAMTGLLVFGWSTALLFAVVQRLIVIEELHFESLPKLNDAETSGGLPTQGSSAPINRNVTEGSDSGSAP from the coding sequence ATGTTGGTTCCGATTATCGTTGGAATCGGATTGACGATCGTCACCGTCGCCATCCACGCGGCGGGGACGGTGTATTGGATTCGAAATCTGTTCAAGCACCGTGATCATTTCCACGCCCGGATGAGCTTCGGAGCGGTGTTGGACATCTTGGCCCGAACGGCGGCGACGCTACTGGTGATGCATATCATCGAAGTGTTGGTTTGGGCGGCGCTGTATTGGTGGATGCAGTCCGAAACGCTGATCAATACCTTTGAAGACGCGATGTACTTTTCCGCCGTCACGTTCACATCGCTTGGCTATGGAGACATCGTCGTCCAGTCTCATTGGCGGATCGCGGCGGGGATCCAGGCGATGACGGGGTTGTTGGTTTTCGGCTGGAGTACGGCGTTGCTGTTTGCCGTGGTTCAGCGACTGATCGTCATCGAAGAATTGCATTTCGAATCTCTGCCCAAATTGAACGATGCCGAAACGAGCGGCGGTCTTCCGACTCAGGGTTCGTCGGCGCCGATCAATCGTAACGTTACCGAAGGCAGTGATTCCGGTTCGGCTCCGTAA
- a CDS encoding V-type ATP synthase subunit A codes for MSQTDDRKSAGRTATVVQVRESLVLIQIDEDASVMKNEVGYVCVGDERLKAEVLRIRGRTADMQVFEDTTGVRVGDRVEMTDEMLSATLGPGLLGRVFDGLQNPLHELAQQHGFFLPRGVSVEPLDMNQRWEFTPAVSVGQRVAPGGVLGTVPEGPLTHKILVPFGESDSVTVTWIAEGKHSLSDPIARIESAGQERDVTMMQRWPVRRPVPGSLLRRNFAERLYPQEPLTTGTRIIDTFFPIASGGTGCIPGPFGAGKTVLQSTIARYSTVDVVVVVACGERAGEVVETITLYPETEDPRTGGTLMDRTIIICNTSSMPVAAREASIYMGVTLAEYYRQMGLSVLLIADSTSRWAQAMRETSGRMEEIPGEEAFPAYLDSSVKNVYERAGVIRCPDGSEGSLTMIGTVSPAGGNFEEPVTQSTLGTVKTFLGLSYDRAYKRFYPAIDPLISWSRYLDQLAPWLSENLDADWIGDVKRLHELLQQGESINQMMQVTGEEGITLEDFITWQKSVLVDMAYLQQDAFDEVDACMSRDRQLESLRLLMRLVDRDDELESREEVRELYTRLIGLYKNWNYSAPGTPDYESYREQIEAIASRT; via the coding sequence ATGTCGCAGACTGATGACCGAAAGAGTGCCGGGCGAACCGCTACTGTCGTGCAAGTGCGTGAAAGCTTGGTGCTGATCCAGATCGATGAAGATGCGTCGGTCATGAAGAACGAAGTCGGCTATGTTTGTGTCGGCGACGAAAGGCTGAAAGCGGAGGTCTTACGAATTCGCGGACGTACCGCCGACATGCAAGTGTTCGAGGACACCACCGGGGTTCGGGTGGGTGACCGAGTCGAAATGACCGACGAGATGTTGTCGGCGACTTTGGGACCTGGGTTGTTGGGACGTGTTTTCGACGGCTTGCAAAATCCGCTGCACGAACTGGCGCAGCAACATGGATTTTTCCTTCCACGTGGCGTTTCCGTTGAACCGCTGGACATGAACCAACGATGGGAATTTACACCCGCCGTGTCCGTTGGCCAACGCGTCGCGCCGGGTGGCGTCTTGGGGACCGTTCCCGAGGGACCCCTGACACACAAAATCTTGGTTCCTTTCGGCGAATCGGATTCCGTCACCGTGACTTGGATCGCAGAGGGAAAGCATTCGTTGAGTGATCCGATCGCACGTATCGAGTCGGCGGGCCAGGAACGCGACGTTACGATGATGCAACGTTGGCCGGTGCGGCGTCCGGTTCCCGGATCGCTGCTGCGTCGGAATTTTGCCGAACGGTTGTATCCGCAGGAACCGTTGACGACCGGGACTCGGATCATTGACACCTTTTTTCCGATCGCCTCTGGCGGAACCGGATGCATACCTGGCCCGTTTGGTGCCGGCAAAACGGTGTTACAAAGCACGATCGCGCGTTATTCGACCGTGGATGTCGTCGTCGTGGTTGCCTGTGGCGAACGAGCGGGCGAAGTCGTGGAAACGATCACGCTGTATCCTGAGACGGAAGATCCACGCACCGGTGGCACTTTGATGGATCGAACCATCATCATTTGCAACACGTCATCGATGCCGGTCGCTGCCCGGGAGGCATCCATTTACATGGGAGTGACGCTGGCGGAGTACTATCGACAAATGGGGCTGAGCGTTTTGTTGATCGCCGATTCGACATCCCGCTGGGCACAAGCGATGCGGGAGACGTCGGGACGGATGGAAGAGATTCCCGGTGAAGAAGCGTTTCCCGCTTACCTGGATTCATCCGTCAAAAACGTTTACGAGCGAGCGGGCGTGATTCGCTGTCCGGATGGTTCGGAGGGCAGTTTGACGATGATCGGAACGGTATCACCGGCCGGCGGAAATTTCGAAGAACCCGTCACGCAATCCACCCTGGGGACGGTCAAGACCTTCCTGGGGTTGTCGTATGATCGCGCCTACAAACGCTTTTACCCGGCGATCGACCCGCTAATTTCTTGGTCTCGATACCTGGACCAGTTGGCGCCATGGCTGAGCGAAAACTTGGATGCCGATTGGATCGGCGACGTCAAACGACTGCACGAGCTATTGCAGCAAGGAGAGTCGATCAACCAAATGATGCAAGTGACCGGCGAAGAGGGAATCACGCTGGAAGACTTCATCACTTGGCAGAAATCCGTCCTCGTGGACATGGCGTATTTGCAACAAGACGCGTTTGACGAAGTCGACGCATGCATGTCCCGCGACCGGCAACTGGAATCGCTCAGGCTGCTGATGCGTTTGGTCGATCGTGATGATGAACTTGAAAGCCGCGAGGAGGTTCGCGAACTGTATACTCGACTGATCGGGTTGTACAAAAACTGGAACTACAGTGCGCCCGGAACGCCGGACTACGAAAGCTATCGAGAACAAATCGAAGCGATCGCAAGCCGAACGTGA
- a CDS encoding GNAT family N-acetyltransferase: MLEIRFFSDNDWADTWKILEPVFRAGTTYPYSPTIDEDEAYQIWINNPAHTYVAVDSNLGILGTYYLKPNQPDLGSHICNCGYVVSPQARGRGTATAMCKHSQQEAVKLGYTAMQFNLVVAVNEVAVRLWQKLGFEIVGTLPDAFRHADQGLVDAHVMYKRLVFPTVTS, from the coding sequence ATGCTTGAAATCCGTTTCTTTTCCGACAATGACTGGGCTGACACCTGGAAGATCCTGGAACCTGTTTTCCGTGCCGGCACCACCTATCCCTATTCGCCGACGATCGACGAAGACGAAGCCTATCAGATTTGGATCAACAATCCGGCCCATACCTATGTGGCCGTTGATTCAAACCTGGGCATCCTCGGCACGTACTACCTCAAGCCGAATCAGCCTGATTTGGGTTCGCATATCTGTAATTGTGGTTACGTCGTATCGCCGCAGGCACGAGGACGTGGAACGGCAACGGCCATGTGCAAACACTCACAACAAGAAGCCGTGAAGCTCGGCTACACCGCCATGCAGTTCAACTTGGTCGTTGCGGTCAACGAGGTGGCGGTGCGATTGTGGCAGAAGCTCGGCTTCGAAATCGTCGGCACGTTGCCAGACGCTTTTCGCCATGCCGACCAAGGGTTGGTGGACGCCCATGTGATGTACAAGCGACTGGTGTTCCCCACGGTGACATCATGA
- a CDS encoding DUF2764 family protein, protein MYYDLIASLPHLPHFLSAEHCPITPLRLRQRLGLLRPGDAELLQRVWPLVQWRGDGLAIESDHVITERYRQLVESPVPGPLRGYLDYRMTQQTLLAALRRKQAAMGPPATALFADSSSPIHQISRNWEKPDFGLANVYPWLTGASDQLASGDALGLEQTMVELNWRWLSRMADQSVFGFAAVVSFVFKWDLLRSWLANDSAEAKQRFQKLIDRVTHVAD, encoded by the coding sequence ATGTATTACGACTTGATCGCCAGCCTGCCGCACCTGCCGCATTTTCTGTCGGCAGAACACTGCCCCATTACACCCTTGCGGTTGCGACAACGTTTGGGACTGCTTCGTCCAGGCGACGCCGAGTTGCTGCAGCGAGTTTGGCCGCTCGTTCAGTGGCGCGGCGATGGATTGGCCATCGAGTCAGATCATGTGATCACGGAACGCTATCGCCAGTTGGTCGAATCACCTGTGCCGGGACCGCTTCGCGGCTACTTGGACTATCGCATGACACAACAAACCCTGCTGGCGGCGCTCCGTCGGAAGCAGGCTGCGATGGGGCCGCCAGCGACGGCGTTGTTTGCGGATTCTTCGAGCCCGATTCATCAGATTTCCCGGAACTGGGAAAAGCCAGATTTTGGATTGGCAAACGTTTACCCCTGGCTGACCGGAGCGTCCGATCAACTGGCCAGTGGTGACGCACTGGGCTTGGAACAGACAATGGTGGAATTGAACTGGCGCTGGCTAAGTCGGATGGCCGACCAATCCGTGTTCGGCTTCGCCGCGGTGGTCTCCTTCGTCTTCAAATGGGATCTGCTTCGGTCCTGGCTGGCCAATGATTCGGCAGAAGCGAAACAGCGTTTTCAAAAATTGATTGATAGGGTGACGCATGTCGCAGACTGA
- a CDS encoding succinylglutamate desuccinylase/aspartoacylase family protein, whose protein sequence is MPNDNFDQPLCIGPHRLMPGQRQTIDLPVGHLVTHQVLDLTVHVRRGEKPGPRLLVTAAIHGDEINGTEAIRRLLNRRMRHLAGDLILIPVVNLPAFVNRSRYLPDRRDLNRLFPGSKNGSFGARLADLLTKEIANQCTHAIDLHTGAVNRPNLPQIRYSDDVPGAKELAEVFCAPVTIASTVREGSFRDVFGRQGMVQLMYEGGEAGILEPAPVQLAINGVLSVMRHLQMLPQAKRTETRGKTVFCEQTTWQRAPRGGLFLPSVNLGAFVEEGMILGKIGDPLGRQKTPIFATHSGVVIGRLRNGVIDEGDGIFHIGLTRRVGAIAKSIQAAEADLDHGLDHPVFDEDVES, encoded by the coding sequence ATGCCGAACGACAACTTTGATCAACCATTGTGCATTGGCCCCCATCGTTTGATGCCGGGACAACGCCAAACGATTGACTTGCCAGTGGGTCATTTGGTCACCCACCAAGTCTTGGATCTGACCGTGCATGTTCGCCGCGGCGAAAAACCGGGACCTCGATTGCTGGTCACGGCCGCCATCCACGGCGATGAAATCAACGGCACCGAAGCGATTCGGCGTCTGCTGAATCGACGGATGCGTCATTTGGCGGGCGACTTGATATTGATCCCGGTCGTCAACCTGCCGGCCTTCGTCAACCGCAGTCGCTACCTGCCGGATCGACGTGATTTGAACCGTTTATTTCCCGGATCAAAGAATGGTTCCTTTGGCGCACGCTTGGCCGATCTTTTGACCAAGGAAATCGCTAACCAGTGCACTCATGCCATCGATCTGCACACCGGTGCGGTCAACCGTCCCAATCTGCCCCAAATTCGCTACAGCGACGATGTCCCCGGCGCCAAGGAACTGGCCGAAGTGTTCTGCGCGCCTGTGACGATTGCTTCGACGGTTCGCGAAGGATCCTTTCGTGACGTGTTCGGTCGTCAAGGCATGGTGCAACTGATGTACGAGGGCGGCGAAGCGGGCATTTTGGAACCGGCTCCCGTCCAGTTGGCCATCAACGGTGTGCTGTCGGTCATGCGTCACTTGCAAATGTTACCGCAAGCAAAACGCACCGAAACACGCGGCAAAACCGTCTTCTGCGAACAAACCACTTGGCAACGTGCACCGCGGGGCGGGCTGTTTTTGCCCTCGGTAAATTTAGGAGCCTTCGTCGAAGAGGGCATGATTCTTGGAAAGATCGGCGATCCGCTGGGACGCCAGAAAACGCCCATCTTTGCCACGCATTCCGGCGTCGTTATCGGTCGATTACGCAACGGCGTCATCGACGAAGGCGACGGTATCTTTCACATCGGGTTGACCCGCCGCGTGGGGGCGATTGCAAAAAGCATCCAAGCGGCCGAAGCCGACTTGGACCACGGACTGGATCATCCGGTGTTCGACGAAGACGTCGAATCTTAG
- a CDS encoding ATP synthase subunit C has translation MELAITTLGWIGLYAPLALGAVGSMLGCLRGGMAACGAMLEVESGYGRFVGVAAMPSSQTIYGIVVTMALPAAIGAENSPGIFALGTLSGVALMFSALAQGSACAAAINASKSKPEVFGISLAPAALIEGFAVFAFVFALVLAGRLPG, from the coding sequence ATGGAATTAGCGATCACCACGTTGGGGTGGATCGGCCTGTACGCTCCGCTGGCCCTTGGTGCCGTGGGCAGCATGCTCGGTTGTTTGCGCGGCGGTATGGCTGCGTGCGGAGCAATGTTGGAGGTGGAAAGCGGCTATGGACGTTTTGTGGGGGTGGCCGCAATGCCATCATCGCAAACGATTTATGGCATCGTCGTGACGATGGCATTGCCAGCGGCGATCGGCGCAGAGAATTCGCCTGGCATCTTCGCGCTGGGCACTTTGTCTGGCGTCGCTTTGATGTTCAGCGCACTGGCACAAGGATCTGCTTGTGCGGCGGCGATCAACGCATCGAAAAGTAAACCCGAGGTCTTTGGGATCTCGTTGGCGCCGGCTGCATTGATCGAAGGCTTTGCCGTGTTTGCTTTTGTGTTTGCCTTGGTCCTGGCCGGTCGTTTACCAGGGTGA
- a CDS encoding sulfatase, which yields MTLRDGFCRFVCCSLVLAFSGDGHSADHPSVPASTFDDVDRQPNEAVENNADGKKHNVLLIVCDDLNTHVSPAGYQPIQTPTLAAFANDAMTFERAYCQYPVCGPSRASLLSGLYPQSTGVLDNTADIRNERPGTTTLPQFLKQNGYWTASVGKVFHSPRHEHGATAWDEFVRFDNDELPVVRDARIRFEAEHGSVTDRTNRKAWKEIQRSVSAKLNAQTPPGYGRSGLDDHQHKDGKNVRQVQQWLANKANGDQPFFIACGIQKPHVPFLAPGKYFDRYPVAEITYVPDRPKLWDSIPGTAISKRYEAFGFELGVENDDLRRKYMQAYHACVSFIDSQLKLVFDSLKNSGHWDDTIVIFTSDHGYHLGDHFLWGKVTLFDIGTRVPFLIRVPGLTQRGTRSQAMVELIDIYPTIADLTQLSPPASLQGHSLQPLLNHPERKGKKEYAYTVVKRGPKLGYAIRNQHWRYARWPDGEELYDLQNDPLEKENLVGRRSFDKRIDQLRSALDAKQREASAQRMATTSAAAE from the coding sequence ATGACACTTCGCGATGGCTTTTGTCGGTTCGTTTGCTGTTCGTTGGTATTGGCATTTTCCGGCGATGGACACTCAGCGGACCATCCAAGTGTCCCTGCGTCGACGTTCGATGATGTGGACCGGCAACCAAACGAGGCCGTGGAAAACAACGCGGACGGCAAGAAACACAACGTGCTGCTGATCGTTTGTGACGATTTGAATACGCACGTCTCACCGGCCGGTTATCAGCCGATTCAAACACCGACATTGGCAGCGTTTGCCAATGACGCGATGACGTTCGAAAGAGCCTATTGCCAATATCCCGTCTGCGGACCGTCCCGCGCGTCCTTGCTCAGCGGGCTGTATCCCCAATCGACCGGTGTCTTGGATAACACCGCGGACATCCGAAACGAGCGTCCTGGAACCACGACGCTGCCACAGTTTTTAAAGCAAAACGGATACTGGACCGCCAGCGTTGGGAAAGTTTTTCATTCGCCCCGACACGAGCACGGGGCAACCGCATGGGACGAATTCGTCCGCTTTGATAACGACGAATTGCCGGTGGTTCGCGATGCACGAATCCGGTTCGAAGCCGAACACGGCAGTGTGACGGATCGCACAAACCGAAAAGCCTGGAAAGAAATTCAAAGATCCGTTTCTGCCAAGTTGAACGCCCAGACGCCCCCCGGTTACGGCCGCAGCGGACTGGACGATCATCAACACAAAGACGGAAAGAACGTACGCCAAGTCCAGCAATGGTTGGCCAACAAAGCCAACGGTGACCAACCATTCTTCATCGCCTGTGGCATTCAAAAACCACACGTACCATTTCTAGCGCCCGGCAAGTATTTTGATCGATACCCCGTCGCCGAAATCACCTACGTTCCTGACCGCCCAAAGCTGTGGGATTCCATCCCCGGCACTGCCATTTCCAAACGATACGAAGCCTTTGGATTTGAACTGGGAGTCGAAAATGATGACCTGCGTCGAAAGTACATGCAGGCCTACCACGCATGCGTTTCATTCATCGATTCACAGCTGAAACTCGTCTTCGATTCTTTGAAAAATTCGGGACACTGGGACGACACCATCGTGATCTTCACCTCCGATCACGGTTATCACCTCGGCGACCACTTTCTATGGGGAAAGGTCACCCTGTTTGATATCGGCACACGAGTCCCATTCTTGATTCGAGTACCGGGATTGACTCAGCGGGGAACTCGATCACAGGCCATGGTCGAACTGATTGATATCTATCCGACCATCGCGGATCTGACGCAACTGTCCCCACCAGCGTCGCTGCAAGGACATTCCTTGCAACCGCTGTTGAATCACCCGGAACGGAAAGGCAAAAAAGAATACGCCTACACCGTCGTCAAACGTGGCCCAAAACTTGGCTATGCGATTCGCAACCAACATTGGCGATACGCACGTTGGCCTGACGGTGAAGAGTTATACGATCTACAGAACGATCCGCTGGAAAAAGAAAATTTGGTCGGTCGACGCTCGTTTGACAAACGGATCGACCAGTTACGAAGCGCCTTGGACGCCAAACAACGGGAAGCATCCGCCCAACGAATGGCCACGACTTCTGCTGCGGCCGAATAA